Proteins found in one Borreliella valaisiana VS116 genomic segment:
- a CDS encoding HD domain-containing phosphohydrolase, with amino-acid sequence MILKEIKQIKDLNEQDVIFARIGNLSKLGTRVNEKIIKILTKGNTPYIPVLKKEENVSYEDLIKKINEEILNDDLNYLREKLIDNLKDVYKPFKEDDPIFSAKGKKPLMKINTLMEAEPSHIYWKEILEGSFKILPRHKITSLQKILLEIYHYFDVQKLRTKENLKDKKTLKKLYLYSARRDYEFFKGKVKTEGDSILLHSVDTTIYFLITIANLNKIRSLKNAPRSTIKFFLDKTEYTEFTEFFYAEDMILQAALGSLLHSIGLMHITILENIGNKISLKDKSFKEQHKLKIEHLEKNINIAKNLFRIRDDISAITKMIINGQKEYLDASGYPQLKINKFIHELVRIFCIIDTYDELVNPIIIKESANPLEAIKFLIENSEKYYWSRKDPKEQTKNKKFDIKMLENFLTILAPFDYGQIVNVNKKNNNENLFQAAVIEYKTNIIPNLSIINKKNQIYKIEEIIMDLENKEILIKDANGNYNKNPLKNVDDFVIKNNIPELNKNEIQLILFSYDKNSNPTIFSKK; translated from the coding sequence GTGATACTTAAAGAAATAAAGCAAATAAAAGATCTAAATGAACAAGACGTAATTTTTGCAAGAATAGGAAATTTGTCAAAACTTGGCACAAGAGTAAATGAAAAAATTATTAAAATACTTACTAAAGGCAATACACCGTACATTCCTGTTCTTAAAAAAGAAGAAAATGTGTCATATGAGGACCTAATAAAAAAAATAAATGAAGAAATTTTAAATGATGATCTTAACTATTTAAGAGAAAAGCTAATAGATAATCTAAAAGACGTATATAAACCCTTTAAGGAAGATGATCCAATATTTTCTGCCAAAGGGAAAAAACCACTCATGAAAATAAATACATTAATGGAAGCTGAGCCCAGTCACATTTATTGGAAAGAAATATTGGAAGGAAGCTTTAAAATACTTCCAAGACATAAAATAACATCTTTGCAAAAAATTTTGTTAGAAATATACCATTATTTTGATGTTCAAAAGCTAAGAACAAAAGAAAACCTTAAAGATAAAAAAACTTTAAAAAAATTATATTTATATTCTGCTAGAAGAGATTATGAGTTTTTTAAAGGGAAAGTCAAAACAGAAGGCGATTCAATACTACTACATTCAGTCGACACAACAATTTATTTTCTAATTACAATTGCAAATTTGAACAAAATAAGATCTTTGAAAAATGCACCTCGTTCAACTATCAAATTTTTTCTTGATAAAACTGAATATACCGAATTTACAGAATTTTTTTATGCAGAAGATATGATACTACAAGCCGCACTTGGATCATTGCTACACTCAATAGGATTGATGCATATAACAATATTAGAAAATATAGGAAATAAAATAAGCCTTAAAGATAAAAGTTTCAAAGAACAGCACAAATTAAAAATAGAACACTTGGAAAAAAATATTAACATTGCTAAAAATTTGTTTAGAATAAGAGATGATATTTCAGCTATTACAAAAATGATAATCAATGGACAAAAAGAATACCTTGATGCTAGTGGATATCCACAGTTAAAAATCAATAAATTTATTCATGAACTTGTTAGAATTTTTTGCATAATAGATACTTACGATGAATTGGTAAATCCAATAATAATAAAAGAAAGCGCTAACCCTTTAGAAGCTATTAAATTTCTAATAGAAAATAGTGAGAAATACTATTGGAGCAGAAAAGATCCAAAAGAACAAACAAAAAACAAAAAATTTGACATTAAAATGCTAGAAAATTTTTTAACAATACTTGCACCTTTTGATTATGGGCAAATAGTAAATGTAAACAAAAAAAATAATAATGAAAATCTTTTTCAAGCTGCTGTTATTGAATACAAAACGAACATTATTCCAAATTTATCTATAATAAACAAAAAAAACCAGATTTACAAAATAGAAGAAATAATAATGGATCTTGAAAACAAGGAAATTTTAATAAAAGATGCAAATGGAAATTACAATAAAAATCCATTGAAAAATGTGGATGATTTTGTAATAAAAAACAACATTCCAGAATTAAATAAAAATGAAATTCAACTCATTCTTTTTAGCTATGACAAAAATTCAAATCCTACAATATTTTCAAAAAAATAA
- the rsmD gene encoding 16S rRNA (guanine(966)-N(2))-methyltransferase RsmD translates to MFFEIVLKSLFMYVSSGKYKGKKILFPKTCSVRPVMSLVREAFFSIIFKDIVDSKFLDVFAGTGIMSVEALSRGASLAHLVECNRKTRITLMKNFSFVEEFYKFFFQRAEDFLSKKDLFYDFIYLDPPFNYKNKVNLLEIILKGKILNDKVNIIMHCPFSEDLDINTSKFSVYNLKRYGGSKLIFLKIL, encoded by the coding sequence ATGTTTTTTGAAATTGTTTTAAAATCTTTATTTATGTATGTGAGTTCGGGTAAATATAAGGGTAAAAAAATTTTGTTTCCCAAGACTTGTTCTGTTCGTCCTGTGATGTCTCTTGTCAGAGAAGCCTTTTTTTCTATTATTTTCAAAGATATTGTTGACTCAAAATTTTTGGATGTTTTTGCGGGGACTGGCATAATGTCTGTTGAAGCTCTTAGCAGAGGAGCTAGTCTTGCCCATCTTGTTGAATGTAATAGGAAAACTAGAATTACGCTGATGAAAAATTTTAGTTTTGTTGAGGAATTTTATAAATTTTTTTTTCAAAGAGCAGAGGATTTTTTGAGTAAAAAAGATCTTTTTTACGATTTTATTTATCTTGATCCCCCTTTTAATTATAAAAATAAAGTTAATCTACTTGAGATTATTTTAAAAGGTAAAATTTTAAATGATAAAGTTAATATCATTATGCATTGTCCTTTTAGTGAAGATTTAGACATAAATACATCAAAATTTTCAGTTTATAATTTGAAAAGGTATGGGGGATCAAAACTTATTTTTTTGAAAATATTGTAG
- a CDS encoding UTP--glucose-1-phosphate uridylyltransferase — protein MKGIILAAGYGTRFLPITKTIPKEMLPILNKPAIDYIIQEFIDSGIKDILLISSRRKKVLEDYFDREIELENIFLKENKKNELEKIKSKKINISFIRQKEMRGTGNALLYAKPWINREPVIVAYPDDLHIGNPPLSLQLIELYEKTGKNIISIIENPENINRYGVIDLYKDKIHVKNIVEKPKIGSEPSNKASIGRFLYNYEFFEHLEEGFKLHKKGEYYHIYALKKLMDQKKVLYQNIKGKRLDIGTLEGYLEAIINFAKKDKNLMEIIKKGINENT, from the coding sequence ATGAAAGGCATTATTCTGGCAGCTGGGTATGGAACAAGATTTTTACCAATAACAAAAACAATTCCAAAAGAAATGTTACCAATTTTAAACAAACCAGCCATAGATTATATTATCCAAGAATTTATCGATTCAGGAATAAAAGACATTTTATTAATAAGTTCAAGGCGAAAAAAAGTTCTTGAAGATTATTTCGACAGAGAAATTGAACTTGAAAATATTTTTCTAAAAGAAAATAAAAAAAATGAATTAGAAAAAATTAAAAGCAAAAAAATTAATATAAGCTTTATAAGACAAAAAGAAATGCGGGGTACAGGAAACGCGCTACTTTATGCAAAGCCCTGGATAAACAGAGAACCTGTAATTGTGGCTTATCCTGACGATCTTCACATTGGAAATCCACCATTAAGCTTACAATTAATCGAACTTTATGAAAAAACTGGAAAGAACATAATATCTATCATTGAAAATCCAGAAAATATAAACAGATATGGGGTAATAGATCTCTACAAGGACAAAATCCATGTAAAAAACATTGTTGAAAAACCAAAAATTGGAAGTGAGCCTAGCAATAAAGCGTCTATTGGAAGATTTTTGTACAACTATGAATTTTTCGAACATTTAGAAGAAGGCTTTAAGCTACATAAGAAAGGTGAATACTATCACATTTATGCTTTAAAAAAGCTGATGGATCAAAAAAAAGTATTATATCAAAACATTAAGGGTAAAAGACTTGACATAGGAACTCTTGAAGGTTATTTGGAAGCAATAATAAATTTTGCAAAAAAAGATAAAAATTTAATGGAAATTATAAAAAAAGGAATAAATGAAAACACTTAA
- a CDS encoding BB_0208 family protein, whose amino-acid sequence MKTLKKDPEFYDSLDTLKKYIIKYIEEKVLKYSIFSQLYKLEKPEIIELIKISSDYEKEKNGLNTSLEEYYYKKTQNEIIKKWILEIVKSKNLTQISKEDNFNTKKLGITYKLKSNNFLKLIEIQNNPYYSQEKKDIYKQIILNFSSNINIDNLEQTIDILVAVRNKNKLKILNILNKKFKNQSENQKVFKSSLINKESRLIKLTRILILTYWPVGCLSKNVFIKILIKHYKYLEEEILALKYNEILNYLRAIKTLSLNEIFYKGSSKNINFNYFFSDFTQYTPKDFQDTLKCYLYVVEKTITKKYLTWFFKDKISNNWESFIDALEYIEKHKLINIKEKIKEIINAKFQTEDFFISFDKTNFNPYESSMIFKEKYIKSAFLESIINHVEKNSQNIETYGWIAFYIYADNKDKKNFCQHIKEFFKTKTFEIQNQIFVYFLSFYPNIENNHFKFISDILLYLDENKITIPKKIIKMQKINPNQLDYQRSYLLIKSLKTRSRILKILLKNIRFNFIEKLENENEKKLLPAICYLIYCENLLELKNNRKIKSNEKNSLLEFIYFFKTKLKQKINFKKEFMKSKGI is encoded by the coding sequence ATGAAAACACTTAAAAAGGATCCAGAATTTTATGATTCCCTTGATACATTAAAAAAGTACATAATAAAATATATAGAAGAAAAAGTTTTAAAATACAGTATTTTTTCCCAACTTTACAAATTAGAAAAACCTGAAATAATTGAGCTTATAAAAATTAGCAGTGATTATGAAAAGGAAAAAAATGGATTAAATACTTCACTCGAGGAATACTACTACAAAAAAACTCAAAATGAAATAATTAAAAAATGGATACTAGAAATAGTAAAAAGCAAAAACCTCACTCAAATAAGCAAAGAAGACAACTTCAACACCAAAAAACTAGGAATAACATATAAACTAAAATCTAACAACTTTTTAAAACTAATTGAAATACAAAATAACCCTTATTATTCTCAAGAAAAAAAAGACATTTACAAACAAATTATATTAAATTTTTCTAGCAATATTAACATTGATAACTTAGAACAAACAATAGACATTCTAGTAGCTGTAAGAAACAAAAATAAATTAAAAATATTAAATATTTTAAACAAAAAATTTAAAAACCAATCGGAAAATCAAAAAGTTTTTAAATCAAGCTTAATTAATAAAGAAAGCAGACTAATAAAACTAACAAGAATACTAATACTTACATATTGGCCGGTTGGATGTTTGAGCAAAAACGTTTTTATCAAAATTTTAATAAAACATTATAAATACTTAGAAGAAGAAATTTTAGCACTAAAATATAATGAAATTTTAAACTACTTACGTGCAATAAAAACTTTAAGTCTTAATGAAATTTTTTATAAAGGTTCGAGTAAAAATATTAACTTTAATTATTTTTTTAGTGATTTTACACAATACACTCCAAAGGATTTTCAAGACACATTAAAGTGCTATTTATATGTAGTTGAAAAAACAATAACAAAAAAATATTTAACTTGGTTTTTCAAGGATAAAATATCGAATAATTGGGAATCTTTCATAGATGCACTTGAATACATTGAAAAACACAAATTAATCAACATAAAAGAAAAAATTAAAGAAATTATAAACGCAAAATTTCAAACAGAAGATTTTTTTATATCTTTTGATAAAACAAATTTTAACCCTTACGAAAGCTCAATGATATTCAAAGAAAAATACATTAAAAGTGCATTCTTAGAAAGCATTATAAACCATGTTGAAAAAAATTCTCAAAATATAGAAACTTATGGATGGATTGCATTCTATATTTATGCTGACAATAAGGATAAAAAAAATTTTTGTCAACACATAAAAGAATTTTTCAAAACCAAAACCTTTGAAATACAAAATCAAATATTTGTATATTTTTTATCTTTTTATCCCAATATTGAAAATAACCATTTCAAATTTATATCAGATATATTGCTTTACCTTGACGAAAACAAAATTACAATACCTAAAAAAATAATAAAAATGCAAAAAATAAATCCCAATCAACTAGATTACCAAAGATCATATCTTTTAATAAAATCACTAAAAACAAGATCAAGAATTTTAAAAATTCTTCTCAAGAATATAAGATTTAATTTTATTGAAAAACTGGAAAATGAAAATGAGAAAAAATTATTACCCGCAATATGCTATTTAATATATTGTGAGAATCTGCTAGAATTAAAGAACAATAGAAAAATAAAATCTAATGAAAAAAATAGTTTATTAGAATTTATTTATTTTTTCAAAACAAAATTGAAGCAAAAAATAAATTTTAAAAAAGAGTTTATGAAATCTAAAGGCATTTAA
- a CDS encoding tetratricopeptide repeat protein has protein sequence MKIYLLLNKNCKIFILFLLLIFNSKLAYSQRLIRIGKEEMKNKNYIQAIETLSDAIKKYPKVQLGYYFLSIAYRENNQLTEAEGALLDGIAVGGEIDYILYYELGNIMFNRGEGYYPLAIKYYSNSIKSKPNYDSALLNRANAYVQQGKITSKEKEYQKAWDSYTMAIHDYSQFITLRSKTEKKDSILLIISYLRNEKINLEKLDKSLKGRADHIVYAKEDKNQILKDSFKDTLETNSLIELEKLNWQEELYIDE, from the coding sequence ATGAAGATTTATTTATTATTAAATAAAAATTGTAAAATTTTTATTTTATTTTTACTTTTAATATTTAATTCAAAATTGGCATATTCTCAAAGGCTAATCAGAATTGGCAAAGAAGAAATGAAAAACAAAAATTATATTCAGGCAATCGAAACACTAAGCGATGCTATTAAAAAATATCCAAAAGTACAACTCGGCTATTACTTTTTATCAATAGCATACAGAGAAAATAACCAACTAACAGAAGCAGAAGGAGCCTTGCTTGATGGAATTGCAGTAGGAGGTGAAATCGATTACATACTATATTATGAATTAGGTAACATAATGTTTAACAGAGGAGAAGGCTACTATCCTCTAGCAATAAAATATTATTCTAATTCTATTAAAAGCAAACCCAATTATGACAGCGCTCTGCTAAACAGAGCTAATGCCTATGTTCAACAGGGCAAAATAACATCTAAAGAAAAAGAATATCAAAAGGCTTGGGACTCATATACTATGGCCATCCACGACTATTCACAATTTATTACCCTTAGATCAAAAACAGAAAAAAAAGACAGCATTTTGCTTATAATAAGCTATTTAAGAAACGAAAAAATTAATCTTGAAAAACTTGATAAAAGTTTAAAGGGACGAGCCGATCATATTGTATACGCAAAAGAAGATAAAAATCAAATACTTAAAGATAGTTTTAAAGACACCCTGGAAACAAATTCTTTAATTGAACTAGAAAAACTTAATTGGCAAGAGGAGTTATACATAGATGAATAA
- a CDS encoding tetratricopeptide repeat protein: MNKKHTNFSVLLLLIFLLILSFGGFGYYIYQSKLNDKNREIMLNEVKNSVIDRNYKKAYSVAKLLQDKYPQNEDIEMLTNTLAEIANSSPFESNDLQKDSANQILDKIKGQDNAKTNVNENFDIAFNNRYIKDSTITENYSDRNDDFGIEDEDISEFKKSKIPEKINSNTKPKEEDQTIQSPNPKLNANDQKNFFNLEKLKKNLSEKLNNENILNNSQKIENNKQNTNSSKEENLERIFKTPDNRKYLNNDNATSLKKISSNSKKESNIPLSSKTIIEKIHRPYSYLIKKELYEILDDINTGRVTLGKNRLKELIKKGLSDKFQKVNELIESLKHKEASNLLLTLIKKDIEPNLINIPKDPYKKNIFQLNKEDKKIQHLEDLKSKVYSIKPIDLENPKTRQQVIKDLNEFLTISPNDTHASKTLAQANKIQYLEDLKSKVYSIKPFDLENPKTRQQVIKDLNEFLTISPNDTHASKTLAQANKIQYLEDLKSKVYSIKPFDLENPKTRQQVIKDLNEFLTISPNDIHASKTLAQANKIQNLEDLKSKVYSIKPFDLENPKTRQQVIKDLNEFLTINPNDAHASKTLAQANKIQHLEDLKSKVYSIKPIDLENPKTRQQAIKDLNEFLTINPNDAHASKTLAQAYENNGDLLKAENVYEKITKLANTKEDYYKLGIIRFKLKKFEHSIESFDQTIRLDPKHKKAHNNKGIALMMLNQNKKAIESFEKAIQIDKNYDTAYYQKGIAEEKNGDMQQAFESFKNAYNLNKKLNYALKAGIVSNNLGNFKNSEEYLGFFNDNTKNPNEIAIYNLSIAKFENNKFEESLETINKAINLNPEKIEYLYLKASINLKNKNYQNAISLYNLVIAKNPENTSAYINLAKAYEKLGNKTQAISTLEKIINKNNKLALNNLGILYKKEKKYQKAIEIFEKAIINSDIEAKYNLATTLIEINDNARAKDLLKEYTKLKPNNPEALHALGIIEYNENNNDQTLRELVKKFPNYKKNENIKKIIGI; the protein is encoded by the coding sequence ATGAATAAAAAACATACAAATTTTTCGGTATTATTGCTTTTAATTTTCTTACTTATTTTATCATTCGGCGGCTTTGGTTACTATATATATCAAAGCAAATTAAATGATAAAAATCGAGAAATAATGCTAAACGAAGTTAAAAATAGTGTAATAGATCGAAACTATAAAAAAGCATATTCTGTTGCAAAACTTCTGCAAGACAAATACCCGCAAAATGAGGACATTGAAATGCTTACAAATACACTAGCAGAAATTGCAAACAGTAGTCCTTTTGAATCAAACGATTTACAAAAAGATTCTGCAAATCAAATACTAGATAAGATTAAAGGTCAAGACAATGCAAAAACAAATGTAAACGAAAATTTTGATATAGCATTTAATAATAGATACATTAAAGACAGTACAATAACAGAAAACTACTCTGACAGAAACGATGATTTTGGCATTGAAGATGAAGACATATCTGAATTTAAAAAAAGCAAAATCCCAGAAAAAATAAACTCAAATACAAAGCCAAAAGAAGAAGATCAAACAATACAATCCCCAAATCCCAAATTAAACGCTAATGATCAAAAAAATTTTTTTAATTTGGAAAAACTAAAAAAAAATTTAAGTGAAAAATTAAATAACGAAAATATTTTAAACAATTCTCAAAAAATAGAAAATAATAAACAAAACACAAATTCTTCCAAAGAAGAAAATTTAGAGCGTATTTTCAAAACCCCAGACAACAGGAAATATTTAAACAACGATAATGCTACATCTTTAAAAAAAATTTCTTCAAATTCTAAAAAAGAAAGTAATATTCCTCTATCCAGTAAAACAATAATAGAGAAAATTCACAGACCATATAGTTACTTAATAAAAAAAGAGCTCTATGAAATATTAGACGATATTAATACTGGTAGAGTCACACTTGGAAAAAACAGATTAAAAGAATTAATTAAAAAAGGTTTAAGTGACAAATTTCAAAAAGTAAATGAGTTGATTGAAAGTCTAAAACATAAAGAAGCCTCTAATTTACTATTAACCTTGATAAAAAAAGATATTGAACCAAATTTAATTAATATACCAAAAGATCCTTACAAAAAAAACATTTTTCAATTAAACAAAGAAGACAAGAAAATACAACACCTAGAAGACCTTAAATCTAAGGTTTATTCTATAAAACCTATTGATCTTGAAAATCCAAAAACCCGTCAGCAAGTCATTAAAGATCTAAATGAATTCTTGACAATCAGTCCCAATGACACACATGCCTCTAAAACTTTAGCTCAAGCTAATAAAATACAATACTTAGAAGACCTTAAATCTAAGGTTTATTCAATAAAACCTTTTGATCTTGAAAATCCAAAAACCCGTCAGCAAGTCATTAAAGATCTAAATGAATTCTTGACAATCAGTCCCAATGACACACATGCCTCTAAAACTTTAGCTCAAGCTAATAAAATACAATACTTAGAAGACCTTAAATCTAAGGTTTATTCAATAAAACCTTTTGATCTTGAAAATCCAAAAACCCGTCAGCAAGTCATTAAAGATCTAAATGAATTCTTGACAATCAGTCCCAATGACATCCATGCCTCTAAAACTTTAGCTCAAGCTAATAAAATACAGAACTTAGAAGACCTTAAATCTAAGGTTTATTCAATAAAACCTTTTGATCTTGAAAATCCAAAAACCCGTCAGCAAGTCATTAAAGATCTAAATGAATTCTTGACAATCAATCCCAATGACGCACATGCCTCTAAAACTTTAGCTCAAGCTAATAAAATACAGCACTTAGAAGACCTTAAATCTAAAGTTTATTCAATAAAACCTATTGATCTTGAAAATCCAAAAACCCGTCAGCAAGCCATTAAAGATCTAAATGAATTCTTGACAATCAATCCCAATGACGCACATGCCTCTAAAACTTTAGCTCAAGCCTATGAAAATAATGGAGATTTACTAAAAGCAGAAAATGTATATGAAAAAATTACTAAACTCGCAAATACCAAAGAAGATTACTATAAACTTGGAATCATTAGATTCAAGCTTAAAAAGTTTGAACACTCAATAGAATCATTTGATCAAACAATAAGACTCGACCCAAAACATAAAAAAGCACATAATAACAAAGGAATAGCTTTAATGATGCTAAATCAAAACAAAAAAGCAATAGAATCTTTTGAAAAAGCAATACAAATTGATAAAAATTATGACACTGCCTACTACCAAAAAGGAATAGCAGAAGAAAAAAATGGGGATATGCAACAAGCATTTGAAAGCTTCAAAAATGCCTACAATCTCAACAAAAAACTCAATTACGCACTAAAAGCTGGAATAGTATCAAACAATTTAGGCAATTTCAAAAACAGTGAAGAGTATTTGGGTTTTTTTAACGACAATACAAAAAATCCTAACGAAATTGCTATTTATAACCTATCAATAGCAAAATTTGAGAACAATAAATTTGAAGAATCTCTTGAAACAATAAATAAGGCTATCAATTTAAATCCAGAAAAAATTGAATATTTATATTTAAAAGCATCTATAAATCTTAAAAACAAAAATTACCAAAATGCTATATCACTTTACAACTTAGTAATTGCAAAAAACCCTGAAAATACTTCAGCCTATATAAACCTAGCAAAAGCATACGAAAAATTAGGAAATAAGACTCAAGCAATTTCAACTCTTGAAAAGATAATAAACAAAAACAATAAATTAGCCTTAAACAATCTTGGAATACTTTACAAAAAAGAAAAAAAATATCAAAAAGCAATTGAAATTTTTGAAAAAGCAATAATCAATTCAGATATTGAAGCAAAATATAATCTTGCAACAACTCTAATTGAAATTAATGATAACGCAAGAGCTAAAGACCTTCTAAAGGAATATACAAAATTAAAACCAAACAATCCAGAAGCCCTACATGCGCTCGGAATAATAGAATATAATGAGAATAATAATGATCAAACATTAAGAGAGCTTGTTAAAAAATTTCCAAATTACAAAAAAAATGAAAATATTAAAAAAATCATAGGAATATAA